The Daphnia carinata strain CSIRO-1 chromosome 9, CSIRO_AGI_Dcar_HiC_V3, whole genome shotgun sequence nucleotide sequence AGAGGCTGTGAGAATGCTTGTAGGTGCCATACAAGAAATACAGCAACTCTGCACTGACAAGAAACACGACTCAACTTAGTGGATCTTTTTTTAGAATACCAGCATCAAGCGTCTGTTTCCCCGGTTCCAGTTTTAATCTGAAATTCAAACAGCGAAAGTTGTAATGTTATTACTTGGTTGTTATGTATATCTCTCATTCCTATCCTGTGTACTTGCTTGTAAGAGGCTGAATTGAGCACAGACGCAAAAAGGTATAAATATCACTTTCACAGGGCCTCTTCGACAACAGCCAGAAGTTTGAATTTCCCGGTTTCTGCTGCGCCATCTATTAACAGTTTTGTGCAAAATAACTTAAGGATCTCGTTCACTTGAAAATCTCGTTCAAAAACTCTGAATGACGACAGTAGCTAATACAATTCAATATTATAAACAATGTACCTTTTGAATGGGAGAAATGAACCTAGAGCGTTGTACCAGATCTATATTAGCGAAAGGTGTTTGAATCTTGACAGTTCTATAGAATAGAACGAGCGACTTTCTCCCTCGCAATGTGATGTAAACAAAGCCTTTAGGGCATAGGCCCTCGAGGCTAGGGCGAGCAATGTAGAAAGAAGTATGTCTTGACCCGGatttttgaaaggaaaaaatacaCTCTCCAGTCGCCTTCCCTTGGAGATTTGAGCCAGCATATGGCGTACCGCTACTTGCTGACCGATTCATTACGAACTATCAACCAGTTTGCGTgtagagaaaaaggaaacatctAGGTTGGTCGTGCGCGCCGACACAGTTTTTCCTAGGTAGACAGCCAGTTTTTCGCCCGAGTAAAACCGAACGGCTTTGGCAGGGGAATGCTCGTCGATACTGTTTAGTTTCTGAAGTAAATAGTTGTTgtgtaaatttatttataaTGGCTGTCAGAGCAACATTTGCCAGCTTAATTGGTAGAAGAATGTGTGATCCAATTGTGATGGCCTTGATTTACGGTAATTAGTACTATACCTATTCATGAAAGCTTACAGTAATTTACCTTTAATCCTTTGTGCTCTAGTTCTGTGTCTGTCATTTTCTGTGATAAATGCTCAAGATAAAGAAATCTATCAAGGAAAATTCCTGGGGAAACTAAACTCTTATCATCACCAGGTAAAATTTTGCCTTTCACCATGAAACATTTCAAGCAATTCAAGCTGTTAACTTCCAATGTAGGTGGCCGGTGAAGTCTACGCAGTGGATGAATACACatttctaataaaaaatttcatttatgaTGGAAATGGACCAGATACGTTTTTCTGGGTTGGCTCGTCAACAAGACCTGGGCCACAAGGGTTCATCATTCCCAACGAAAAAGGGAGAACTAATGTGCTTTTACCTTACCTCAACAAAGACTTTACTCTTAAGATGTCTGATGGGAAGAAAATCACTGATATCAAGTGGCTATCCATCTATGATCTTACTATTCAAGTATTCCTGTGTTTCCCTAAAGTATTGTTATAATTGGTATAACACAATGATCTTATTACACAACCCAGGAAAACTTTGGAGATATTTCAATTGAAGAAGGCTTTGAACCTCCATCCTCCCAAATATTAACAGAGTTGTCACGACGAGCCCATAGAGTTTCTTCACTTTCTGTGGTCATCGTGGATTCTAAAACTATCTCACTGCCAGAATTCAACTACGATGGTCTTGGAACGGGTAAATATACTTAAATGATTCAAGTATTCTAACTATGAAGTGCCAACTAATTTGTGTCTTCTACAGATACATACTTTTGGGTAGGAGTTGGCCCTCAGCCATCCGTTAAAGGTTTTAAAGTTCCGGACGAGAAAGGCTAGTAAGTGTCATGTTGACGTTTAtataatgaatgaaaaaaaaaatatctactCATCTCTTTGATCATGCAGCCTAAGCCCGCTGAGATCCTACCGAGACGAGAATGTCATACTTCGTCTGCCTGGAGAGCTTACCGTCTTTGATATTGATTGGTTTAGCGTCTTTAATGTTGAAACTGGTGAAAACTTCGGCTCCATCATCATTCCAGACAACCTCAATGTACCACCGTCTCTAATAAAAGTTCTGGTAAGTCATTTCATTGGAtattctttttgtatgtttAATGCTACACGTTTTCTCAGCCACATACGAGTACATTGCCCAACTGCGAACCGCTCCACCGGGACCTCCAAGTATCTTGGGAAATCTTTGGGCCAGCAATCACCATCGAGATTGCAGGGCGCGTCGGTAAGATTTCATAAGATAACTTATGGTCCGTTTGGGGGTTAAATTTTTATCCGTACATCCTTACAGCCGACGATGAATACATTGCTTTTGGTTTGAGCGGATCTACCACAGAAGCACGAATGGAGGGCGGAGACGTTGCTATTCTCTACATGGACACGTATCAAGGATATGCTACGGATTACAATATTACAGCTAAATCTTCggtaatatttttgttaaagtctgtaaatttttaaataattaataatttccTAATTAAAAAGTGCGTGAGTGTTTTGGGAGCCAATCGGGGAGTCTGCCGAGATGATCAAGTGGGAGGAACCGATAATCATCAGTTCTATCTGGGATCACGCGTTGACGGACTCACCGTCATAACTTACCGACGATCGCTCATTCCTTGTAAGACAACTTCATTAAAAGTAGATCCAGTAAGCAGGACAAGATGGTTGACAAACTGTTTCTACAGCTGATGCAGAAGATCAAGTGGTCCCCACGGATCGACCAGCCAGCTTGATTTGGGCCGTAGGGAAATTGGACAAATATAAACGCCCCACCTTTCACCGGCTCTGGGCTCGTCATCCTGTATTGTTGGATCTCGGTCGAACAACAGTCCAAAAAAATTGCGTTTCCTTTCTGGACGTCAAAGAACCTAAACCGTAAATTCTAATTAGATGTTTACGATTACGCTCTTTCACATTCtgtaaaattgaaattgaatttagaGCACCCTGGGATCCAGTTAAAATACTCGAACCCTCTCTGAGGCTCATTCGGTTTATGGTTGGTCCGTCTGGTGGGCAAAGAGGCTATGAAGGAATAACCGGTAAGTTCGAATTTTTCTCACTGCATCAAAAGCGAAATAGTTGTTTGATGTTTGTTTGTATGGTACATTTGCAGGGCAACCGGCATCGGACTTAGCTTGGTACGTCAATGGCTACATTGCTCCTGAGCTGTTTTTACGACGAGAGCTTGTTTACAACTTCCAAGTCGAAGGCGGTAACGATCCACATAGCCCGACTCATTATCACCCACTTATTATTACTGACGAACCGATCGGTGGCTACGAGCAATTCAATGAGGAGCAACGTAAGGGCATTCGTGTTCTAGCTGGCGTGGAATTCACGCGCCGTGGGCAGCCGCGCCCCATCGCTGGTAAattgcaaacatataaaaaattatttcataaAAACTGACGATTAATCGTTGAAATGAAGCTGGCAGACTCTGTTTGTGGCGACAAACCAGTCAACGAGACAGACGTCTTGACAATGATGTCACATCATTCCAGAAATTCCGCAACAATTTACAGCTTTTATGTGAAGAAAGTAATAAAACCTGATTAAGCTTTCTCATTAAACTGGGCTAAGACATCTTCTGTTTTAGAGGGTCAAGCGGCCAACATGGAAATACGACCTGACAACTCTTGGCCAGACGTTGTTTACTATCACAGTTACACTCACCCAGGCATGGGATGGAAGATAAATATTGTCGACCGGTTCGGTGGTCTAACTGGCGCTGGCCATACAATTGTCTCAGGATACGGCCTGCAGTTTGCTGTTCTTCTCATATCCGTCCGATACTGGTTTTAAACCgttgaacatttaaaaatccatttttaaatttgagaTCATAACGACGTTTTAGCGTCCCATGACATATTGCACTTGTTGTGCAACGCGTGTTGTTTTTACGATAAAACTGGCAAGTTTTTTTACATCCGAACATGGTTTCTGTTATTCAACTCCgtggtacaaaaaaaattacatgacTACAAGAGGTTCACAGCAGTCAGGTAACAactaacaacaaaacaaatacaagATTGGTCTAACTAGCTTCAGGTTTGGAATGATGCCTTGAGGACTTAAAACGAACACATGTAACATCTGGTTAACCTTAACTTAATTCGAAAGGGAAATAATTAACGATCACGGGGGGAAAACGCATCGCTCAAGTTAGACTTGAATGATGGGGATCACGCTACCGGTCCAAGACCGGTAGGACGAAcacaactttgtttttcaattaaacGGAAATTCGTCAACATTTGACACCTGAACGAAGGAATGGCTTGAAATAAACTCGGGATTCTTAACATATACACATATAAATGAATCGTTCAATAAAATGGGTTAGGACTATAACAGTTAATGACAAGGAAATGATACTACAAACCGTCCGTCGGGACGGAACCGTAAGCGCAAGTTTTCTTATAATACGCAATGATCTGAGAAGATATGTAGCttggtttctttttaagagaaataaaaaggtttTGTCTCACCAAGTGTCATTGGCAACTGACGGATTCCCGTTCTGGTCGACGTCCTCACCTCCACTATGGGCCAAATGATCATTGTCTGGATCGGAGAAAGAAAGACTGGAGGAGGCGGCATTCTgattctcgttttctgttgacTGCATCGATGTGTCCAGCATGTCGTCTGTGCCATCATGCTTTCGGCGTTTGTTGGCAGGCATACGGGGCCTTACTGGTCCGCTCATGCCGATCAGGTGACGGTAAGCCAGGTGTTTTCGAAGGGCATCCCGCGATTTAGAAGTGTGTCCACAAATGGAACATTGATGTTTTAGGCCGTCATGAATGCTCATATGGACCTATGCAATACCGCAATCGGACATGAAATGCTTTCTACGTAAAAGAACAGATCGAATATACCTTTAAATTGTAGGCGTTGGATAATACTTTAAAACAGATCGGACAAGAAACTGGTAAAAGAGTTTTCCGGATGGAGGATCGCTGCCCGTTATTGGTAGTACATTCCTTCATTCCACCTCGGCCACAGTTCCACGCTGCATTAATTGCACGAATAAGATCCCCGCGCTTCCTTCGCCGATTCTTTATCTGTTTGGCTGTATCGCTGgatttttttatgtcttcaTCCTTCATTTCTTCGTGTTGGCCCAACGACGTCAAAAAGTAGAGCTTTCCTTCACTGCGTTCGCTACCGCTGTGGCTCGATTCATTTCCACCCTCACCCTCGTCTGAATCGTGGCACTCACTGTCTATCTCGACTTCCTCAAGCATATTTTCCGGGGAATCTATAATACCAATCCGTTTCTAATAATTATGAAAATGGAAATAGAGAAAGGATGTTACCTTCTTCGACCACCAAACATTCTTTTTGATCTTCAGATATTTCTGTGATTTCTACAGCTTCTTCCCCTTCACTGTGAGGTAGAAAgccattatttttgcaaaTCCCATGGGTTTCCATCTTGATGCTCCTTCCTCCCAATAATCCATGAGTTGCTACAGTGCCAtggctgttttttttgcacacCTCTTTTAGCAGACCTGACGCTCTTAACGGGTTTATTTTAGCTAGGCCTTTGACTTTAAGAGCTTCTGCACAATTCAGCAATCCTGGAAGTTCAACCTGGGTTATGTTGATTTCACCCTTGTACATGAAGCTAATCACAGCCAAGAGATCTTGGTAGCAGGCATAGGGAAGAACAATGATGGGGTGTTGAGCTGAAGTTACATCCTGTATAAAATATCAAGGGTTAATAGTCGCTGGATGCAAAATTTAAAGATGTAACAAAACACATACCTGAAGTACTTCTTTAAAGTAACCGCTACAGGAGGAGAGAACCACTTTATGAGCTTTAATAGTTCGTCCTTCTGCAGAGAGTGTCACATCTGTTAATGCTCCTGCATCCCACATGTCGCAGACTGAGAACAGCAAAGTTGATTCATAGCTGCTCCAACGTAGACACAATTCTGCTGAAGACCCCATGTTACCAGATTTCTATAAAAGCATACAAGCAGAAGCACCTGCTGAAAATAATTCatgaaattaattattttaaaaaataataaagattGCATAGGCATATCAAGGTTGAGACTTCTAACACAAATTTGTgatgtaaacaaaataaagacaCATAACTATTTAAGAAATTTACGAAATATGCTTTATGAAATGTCGGAATGATCCGAATAGATCCTCACGCGTTAAATGTAGAAACATATATTTTTCTGGAATGTAAAAATTGGCCTATCAGCACAGGAATGgagaaaaaaggtaataagGCTCATGGAACAATTCACGTCACGTCAGATAACGACCGCCATATTGGGGGGTGGGAAACAACACGAACCTGTTATCCCGTCTATTTATCCTTTTGGATTCAGGTACGTTGTTCCAAGCTTACGGTCGTCATAGCCTATTGTAGCCAAAGACTAATCTAATTTATAGAACTAaaatgcattatttttttttctttgtagtaGCAGCTTAAATTCGGGAAATAACCAATCGCGCCCAGCACATTTTTGTGGGGCTAGGTATAATTGCAAGAATATATATTGTCATAACAACATTTtcgaaatcaaatgaacgGAACTACAAATCTCACTGGTTTCAGCAAAAAGAGAAGTAAACAATTAGGTGCATGTTGCAATATAGAATCTTTTGTTGGGATGTTACAGTATAAGATCACATCAATATATTCATACTAAAACAATGAATATTTAAACATACCAATTTAGGCCTGTTAATCAATAGTGTGATAGCATGCTTCACCTGCAATGAACTAATTAGTCCAACTTATAATTAGACTAGAAACAAACTGTACACATCTTTaggtaaaaatagaaataataaaatcgCGTTGGTCACTTGAGAATCGGCAATGTTTTGTAAAAAGAGCATCGTGCACTTTTCCTTGTTAATTAAGATCGTTACGTCAATGAATAAGTTCATCATCGATATTAGCTAGTATCCACAGTTCCTTCTGTTTCCAACGGTGGCGGTGCTTCACCGTAACAATGTTTAGCACGTGGATTACGATAGGAATTTTCGTGCTGCACACTCTGCGAGGAGGTCCGACATTTCGTAAGACAAAGCTCAAAATGATCCGTCACAGAAGTTAGGAGAAGGTTTAATGTGCCTGCTGCTTTGCCCAAAacatcttgtaaaacttcttTCTGTTACACCAGATTGAGTTAGTTGACCATATAGTTATTCAGATGGGGTGTTAGGGTGTTATACCTTATCTGGTTGAAGGCAACATGAGATGCAGTACTCGTATATTGAACAACACCCATTGTTGTGACATGTCTCACAAGAATAATGTTTTGTCCCATCAGTTTCTGGCTTACAACAGCCATTTGGCATTACATTGTGTCTGCCGCACACATACCCTTTATTATGAGAAAATTAGTGAAAAACTAGGAACATTATTCACACTTATACAActaataattttcaaaataccTTTATTGTCAGCAATCAACGCTTTCCCTTGGACAGAATTTCGACATGAAACAGGTTTGGAGTTTGTATCGTTTTCGTCTTCCGCACCTTGCCACTGAAAAATGTGCCCTAAAGGACGCCTTCCTGATCCCAACTCATGGACATCCACATCTTCATTGGACAGGAGTAAAGTTGAATTCTAAAATAGCAgtaatgtttttaaacaaacgcaGGTAAAATCTTTTCGTCAAGTATGACTTACATCGTTGTAGAAGTTAACCACGAAATATGTGAAGGAGGCAAAAAAGATGGCTGTCAGAAAGAGTTTGGAACGTAAGAATCGAAGGACAACAGCCGTCAACATGGCTTAATTAAACGCAATAAATCATGGCTCAGGACGTTACGAAAAATACAACTAAAacgatcaaataaaaaaaaactagatttttcaaacaaactcTCTAATTTTCATGACAGCTGTTAGCAAATGACGCCTGCAGGTTTCACTCGATTGTTTTTCTCGACCGACTGCTTTCTGAAGAAGCAAAGTCTTCTTGTCATCACAAGATGGCTCTAGTGCTTTACAGTTCATAAACCtcaaaaattgtaaataatTTTGAGAAACTGGAAGGAATGAGCAATCAAAATAGTTTGACAAACAAATAGTGGATTCAATATGCTACGTAACAATTATAGcaatccattttattttaaaaaatcgggGTTCTTTTTTACTATCGCCATCTACTTGTCAGATTCTTAGTTAAATATTCcttgtatttcaaaaataggtCCGTTATAAACTGATAATTATGCTTAGCACAAAtataattgaattttcttctatttGGTTTTATTCTATCTATTTTGAAAACTCTGATCAttatatggctagaatatGTAAACATGTtaacgctgtagcgtactggcgcgctagtgcAAAGCACTTCGCGAATATTCGATATGTTTCAAAAACCATTgactttttgaaaaaaagaatattttcccggaatcagcattaaattttgagtatatcctgtgatattcaaccaattccaatgatAGTCCATTTTTTGAGATTTTGGGGGCAAAATTCCCACGGTAATTGCGCTGaaacgtactggcgcgctagagCGATCCAGCATTAGAGtgatgcagcacaaatatatttaaaaaaaggttgacttaatgaaaaaagaaccattTTCCTGGATTTTTCCTGACCGATTTCTTGtttgggggtaaaacggattgccataaacaataattttacGGGGCCGCCTTTGTCTTTGCGATTTCacgaaaaattattttcttgcCACCACAAGATGGCTCTAGTGTTTTACACCCCATAAACTTCAAAAATTGTATATAATTTTGAGAAAATGGAAGGAATGAGCAAGCAAAATACTTGGTACATATAAAACCTCCTTTTTTGGACTTCACCGACATATCGATGACAgagtaaataaatattatgATAATATTGAAATTCGTGTAATGAACCAACCACCACACGTTCCTGTACACCAAAAGAATCGAAAATGGATacttgtcttaattaaaaccAACTTTTCAGTTGATTTAACATGTTACGTAACATTACGGGgccgtctttttctttgcaaGTTCTCGAAAAATGATCTCTTCCAGCATTTTCACTAGAGCCGCTTCATGCCGTGTAACTTCTTCTTTGGCAGGGAATTGGGTAGCCTTTTCGAAACGAACGGGaatcttctccttcttctgaGACTCAATTTTAGGAATCACCTTTTCAGCCAATTCAAATTCCCGGAGTTCCCGTTCCTCCGTCGGGCTCAGCTTGATTGCTGATTTCTTGTTACACGAGACAGACGGACGTTTCCTAGGTACAAACGGTTCGTAAGTGCTGAGAGGTAGTGGCTTGGCCTGGAAAGGTTTACACACCAAATCTTTCAATGTCTTTTTCTTGCCGGGCAAAGGTGGAATCTCGATAGGCATTTTCTTGGCATCTATCTGTGTAGTAATGATCCACGTTGGTTTAATCGGCCTGCTGTCCAGTTGGCTGCTACGAGGCTTTTTCTCTGCCGACTCAACTTTGATTAGTGGATTTCTAATCTGTTTGTTGAGGCAAGCAGACACACCAGAAGAATCATGGTGCGTGCCGGGCTTGGCACGAGGTGCGCTAACGGAGCAGGCTGCAATTCCGGATGAGTTTTGATTGTAAAATGACGCGCGAAATTTTGGTGTTTTCACCTTTCCACTGTTTACACGGCTACACACATGcggaaattcttttttggttcCAGGAAGGGCCTTGGGTGTTGGAAATGAGTTCAAAGGCATTCTGATTGAATCAGTTAAATACCTGGCGagatttttcgaaaattgttcAGAAAACTCTTGGACATTTTTCGACGACTCTTGTCCGTATGTAGCAATGGTCAAAACTGTGCCCTTTGCATTTCGACATTCGACACCGTTACCTTTATCCTTAAGGTATATTATTAGCTTGATTGCACTGCGTTTTCCTTTCCCAGTGGCAAGATTTTGTTTCGAATGATATTCAAACTAGGAAAAAGGAAGTTTTAATTAACTATGATTAGCATAATTACGGATTTGGAACTCGCGGGACACGGCAACTAGAACAGATTGCCTAATCATTCCATCAGCTGACTACATAATGTCGTAATCCATTGGCAACATTCAAACTGATTACCAATAGTTAAGGCTTCGGGACGTAAACTATTGGAATCCAAAATAAATCTGCAtctattaaaataaataaaagtagTTATCCACAAGCAATTTGAGATAGTGTTCCGTATCAATCGAAAATGATGAGTTTATAAACGATTGCGCAGCTTACCTTCGTAGCCTATCGCTCCATTTCGATAAAACTTGTTCACACTGTCGCAGAAGATAAAACTTCACCTGTATACAGCGATCGCCATGTTGATTTCAGTTGTCCATTAAAATCGTTGTGGTATTCTCCTTCATTGACGATGGATTTCAAAATCgaagagaaaaacgatgaTGTGACATCTGTCAAATGGACGATTTCTTTCAAGCAACTGGGCGAGAACAATAAGCATACCTTTCAGCTTAATCGTTACTACCCATACGTTTTGAagtttgatattttctttaccttttacGTTCCCTGGCTTTCTCATTACTTCTACGACCATCGCCCGCTGCCCCGGATAATCACCGGAGTCTGTTTAACAGCGAGTTCCAGCGGAGAAGTAGATCGGCTTCCAGATTACTATCGTTTACCCTGCGCTGTTGAATTCGCTTACAGTGCACGCAATAAATTAACTTGGAGAAATCGGCAGGATTAGATGAATGGAAGTCGTATGGGTCACTCATACTGCGTGTACATGATACGGTATACTGTGAGTTATTAATTAAGTTTAACACATTTGGTGCTGGAAAGATGAATGCACTCAAGGCGATGACTGACTACTTATTCGTCCAGCAAACAAAATGCGACGTTTGGTTCTCTTTCGAAGATGGCCAGCCCATCGGAGGACATACCAACATCCTATCGGCCAGGAGTAAGGTGTTTGCCATCATGTTCAATGGTGGCACGCAAGAGACGAGGACGGATCAAGTCAACGTTAGGGATATCAATCGCGAGACTTTCAAAGAAATGCTCCACTTCATTTATTAGGGAAGAACTCGCTTGCCGTTGACGGAAGAAACGGCCCAATCGCTGTTCGTCGTAGCCAAAAAGTACGAAATCCAAGACCTGAAAAAAGAATGCACCCGGTTTCTTGTTTCAAGCGTATGATTGAATAATGCCATTACATTGCTGGCCTGGGCTGAGCGTCATTCAATCGACTTCCTTAAAGAAGCTGCTCTTGACGTTGTGGTTCGTACTTTTAAAAGCATTTGCCGGACGGAAGAGTGGGTGAATTTTACCACAGAATTTCCCTGTTTAAGTGTCACGGCCACGCGACGCTCGCAGCGATGAGCTGTAGTTAAATCTTATCTGGTTTGGCCTGAacattctttccttttcttgctgTCGTACCTATCAATTAataacatataaaattcaattAGATACATTAATAATcaacaaacaatcaaagcATTACACTTCCTAATTCCATTAACTCTCCCCATTATGTTACTCATTATTCTAATTAAACTTTAATACATTATTTTCGTAAAATGGAACCGATCGATAtcgatttttgaattttcactATCCGATAGGCTTATCTTACGGCAAGGAGCGGCGAAAAAACAGCTCACACACGGCAGATAAACACCCAGGTACGC carries:
- the LOC130688812 gene encoding SREBP regulating gene protein-like — its product is MLTAVVLRFLRSKLFLTAIFFASFTYFVVNFYNDNSTLLLSNEDVDVHELGSGRRPLGHIFQWQGAEDENDTNSKPVSCRNSVQGKALIADNKGYVCGRHNVMPNGCCKPETDGTKHYSCETCHNNGCCSIYEYCISCCLQPDKKEVLQDVLGKAAGTLNLLLTSVTDHFELCLTKCRTSSQSVQHENSYRNPRAKHCYGEAPPPLETEGTVDTS
- the LOC130688813 gene encoding zinc finger and BTB domain-containing protein 14-like; this translates as MGSSAELCLRWSSYESTLLFSVCDMWDAGALTDVTLSAEGRTIKAHKVVLSSCSGYFKEVLQDVTSAQHPIIVLPYACYQDLLAVISFMYKGEINITQVELPGLLNCAEALKVKGLAKINPLRASGLLKEVCKKNSHGTVATHGLLGGRSIKMETHGICKNNGFLPHSEGEEAVEITEISEDQKECLVVEEDSPENMLEEVEIDSECHDSDEGEGGNESSHSGSERSEGKLYFLTSLGQHEEMKDEDIKKSSDTAKQIKNRRRKRGDLIRAINAAWNCGRGGMKECTTNNGQRSSIRKTLLPVSCPICFKVLSNAYNLKVHMSIHDGLKHQCSICGHTSKSRDALRKHLAYRHLIGMSGPVRPRMPANKRRKHDGTDDMLDTSMQSTENENQNAASSSLSFSDPDNDHLAHSGGEDVDQNGNPSVANDTW
- the LOC130688799 gene encoding protein Skeletor, isoforms B/C-like; translation: MAVRATFASLIGRRMCDPIVMALIYVLCLSFSVINAQDKEIYQGKFLGKLNSYHHQVAGEVYAVDEYTFLIKNFIYDGNGPDTFFWVGSSTRPGPQGFIIPNEKGRTNVLLPYLNKDFTLKMSDGKKITDIKWLSIYDLTIQENFGDISIEEGFEPPSSQILTELSRRAHRVSSLSVVIVDSKTISLPEFNYDGLGTDTYFWVGVGPQPSVKGFKVPDEKGYLSPLRSYRDENVILRLPGELTVFDIDWFSVFNVETGENFGSIIIPDNLNVPPSLIKVLPHTSTLPNCEPLHRDLQVSWEIFGPAITIEIAGRVADDEYIAFGLSGSTTEARMEGGDVAILYMDTYQGYATDYNITAKSSCVSVLGANRGVCRDDQVGGTDNHQFYLGSRVDGLTVITYRRSLIPSDAEDQVVPTDRPASLIWAVGKLDKYKRPTFHRLWARHPVLLDLGRTTVQKNCVSFLDVKEPKPAPWDPVKILEPSLRLIRFMVGPSGGQRGYEGITGQPASDLAWYVNGYIAPELFLRRELVYNFQVEGGNDPHSPTHYHPLIITDEPIGGYEQFNEEQRKGIRVLAGVEFTRRGQPRPIAAGRLCLWRQTSQRDRRLDNDVTSFQKFRNNLQLLCEEKGQAANMEIRPDNSWPDVVYYHSYTHPGMGWKINIVDRFGGLTGAGHTIVSGYGLQFAVLLISVRYWF